Part of the Acaryochloris thomasi RCC1774 genome, CCGATCCTGAAATTGAATGCTGCCCTCAATCTGGCTACGACTGGGCAGCAGGCGCATGACGGCCCGCCCAATCGTAGACTTGCCGCAGCCAGACTCGCCCACAAGGCCAACGCGATCGCCCGCGCAGATCGTCAACGACAATCCATCCACGGCCCAATTTAAAGGACGAGAGCGAGGCGAGGGATAGGCAACCCGAAGGTTGTCAACACGAAGTAATGCGGCATCCATAGGGGCTTAGTTTTTGCATGGGATGACAATCCATGTCTATCATGAACGAAGATTAAGAAGTTTTGAAAAGTTTTATTACAAGCTTTGGCTATTGACATCCCCTCCAATCCTTCCCGACCGATTGAGACAGCCTGGACTCAGCTTGATGTCCTCTGGCAGGCGGAACAATCTCTGGTACAAAAGGGGTTTGGGCATAACCGGCTGTCTCCGGCTTGGCAGATGCTGGTCCTGGGGGATGGCTCACCAACCCGTCACCTCCAACTGCTCACCGGCGAACCGACGGAGGTGGACGTCATTGATATGTCTCTGATTGGGTCCAACCTTGACCATGCCCCTGACTTGATTCAGGCGATTCCGGGGCCACGCCTGCGTCGTCAGGTTTGGTTGCGAACGGTCTCCGGTCAGCGCCTCGCCTACGCTACCTCTTGGTGGGAAGCCAGCCACGTTGATGAATACCTCCAGAATCGCTCGCTGCCGATCTGGGCCAGCTTGGGGCAGCTTCGGACAGAGCTGTACCGAGATATTCGAACCGTTTGCCTGGGCAGCTCCCCAGAGCTAGCGGCTGCCTTCGGTGAACAGGGGCCTTTTTGGGGACGATATTATTTGTTCTGGCACAATGGCCAACCCCTGACGCTGATTCATGAAGTCTTTTCACCCCACCTACAGAAATATTTAGGTCCCATGCATGGGCATCCAGAGCATTCTTAAGCACGGGTTAAAATGTGGACTGTTCTCAAACGGATAGGACCAAGCAGCGATGAAGTGGTGGCGACAGCTCAGCAGAAATGGACTGGCTCGATTCGGGGTTAGCGTTCTTTTAGTGCTTTATCTCGCCGTGATTGGGGCTGATTTTATTGCCCCCTATTCTGCCTGCGATACCGCCGCCATCAATCGAGGCATCTGTGAGCCGCAAACAGATGGGGCGCTGCTGCCCCCCACGCCAATTTACTGGAAAAATCAGCAGACCGGTGACTGGATTGGCCCCCACGTTTACCCCACGACCTTGGGGCCGATTGATCTGGAAACGGGCGACCGAGAACTGCTGGTCGACACTCAAAATCCGTCTCCCATTCGACCCTTTGTCAAAGGTTTTGCCTATAACGTCGCTCAAATTAGGCTACCGCTGCCAACCCGGTTCTCACTGTCAGACCCCAAGGTTGAGCCGGTGACGCTATTCCCTGGATTTAGGAGCGATCGCCATCTGTTTGGAGCCGTGGGGGAAGGCAAGATCAATCTCCTCGGCACCGATCAGCAGGCCCGCGATCAGTTCAGCCGTCTGCTCTACGGCGGTCGCATCAGTCTCAGTATTGGCATTGTCGGCGTGCTTATTTCTTTCCCGCTAGGGATGCTGGTGGGCGGCATCTCTGGTTATTTCGGCGGCTGGACCGATACGATCACAATGCGCCTAGTGGAAGTCCTGATGACCATCCCTAGTATTTATTTGCTGGTGGCTTTGGCGTCGGTGCTGCCGCCGAGCCTGTCCAGTAGCGATCGGTTTACGCTGATTATCTTGATTACCTCGTTCATTGGTTGGGCAGGCCTCGCACGGGTGATTCGCAACCAAGTGCTGTCAATTAAAGAACAGGAATATGTCCAGGCTTCAAAAGCAATGGGCGGGCGGCCTCTTTACATTATCCTTCGTCATGTATTGCCGCAGACGGCGACCTATGTGATTATTTCAGCAACCCTGAGCATTCCCGGCTTTATCGGTGCTGAGGCGGTCTTGAGCCTGATTGGCTTGGGGATTCAGCAGCCGGACCCTTCCTGGGGGAATATGCTGTCACTGGCTACCAACGCTTCTATTCTGGTGCTGCAACCCTGGTTGGTTTGGCCCCCGGCGGGCCTGCTTGTGATTACGGTGCTGTCCTTTAATCTGTTAGGCGATGCGCTACGTGACGTTTTAGATCCGCGTGGGTCGCAGTCGTAAAGTCTTGAACGATCGATAAATGACGTTGAATCTCCAAGCTGAAGAAGAACAGTCTCAAGCCAGCACTGAGAACGGTGATCAGAGTGAAAAAGTCCTCTGTCCCCACTGCCGACGCACGGCGACCAATGGCATCAAGTGTCAGGGGATTTGTATCGCAGACAGTGACTACTGATACATCAATCGAACAAGGTGGTTCCGATACTGAAAACGAGCGAGTAGAATTTGAAGTGCTTGCGGCGCTCTCAACTTGCCTCAGTTTTACTCCGTAGACACGTAGGGAAATACATGACCGAACCCATCTCTAAGATTATCTACACGCTGACTGATGAAGCGCCGGCTTTAGCCACCTACTCCTTACTTCCCATTATTAAGGTATTTACAGAGGCCACTAATGTTGCGATAGAAACAAGCGATATCTCGCTGGCGGGGCGGATCATTGCAAATTTCCCGGAGAGACTTGCTGAGGCGCAGCAGCAGCCCGATACTTTGACGCAGTTGGGCAATCTGGCAAAGACACCGGACGCAAACATTATTAAACTGCCCAATATCAGCGCTTCAGTTCCACAGCTAACGGCGGCGATTAAGGAGCTGCAGGGGCAAGGGTACGATATTCCAGATTATCCGGCGGATCCTAAAAATGAGGAAGAAGCATCCATCAAGATCCGGTATGCCAAGGTGCTTGGGAGCGCCGTCAATCCCGTTCTGCGAGAAGGGAATTCCGACCGGCGAGTGGCTGCGGCAGTGAAGCAGGATGCGCAAAAGAACCCTCACTCGGTAGGGGAATGGACAGCTGATTCGAGATCCCATGTGGCCCACATGGAAAGCGGAGACTTCTACGGTACGGAGCAATCGGTCGTCATTGAAAAACCCAGTCATGTCCGCATTGAGCTGGTGACGGAGGATGGCTCGACGACGGTTCTGAAAGAAAAAACGGCTGTTCTAGAAGGCGAAGTGATTGATGCTGCGGTGATGAGCGTCAAAGCACTGCGGGCCTTTTACGAAAAAGAAATCAATGCAGCGAAGGAAGAGGATATTCTGCTGTCGCTGCACGTCAAGGCGACGATGATGAAGGTCTCTGACCCAATTTTGTTCGGACATGCGGTGACCCTCTATTACCAAGATGTCTTTACGAAGTACGCTGATACCTTCACTGAACTGGGCGTCAACCCCAATAACGGTCTGGGTGATGTGTATGCCAAAATTCAGACGCTGCCCGATGAGCTGAGAGATGCGATCGCAACCGATCTAAAAGCCACCTATGAACACCGGCCCAGGCTGGCAATGGTCAACTCAGATCAAGGGATTACCAACCTACACGTCCCCAGCGACGTCATTATTGACGCCTCAATGGCGGCCTCCATTCGCACCTCCGGCAAAATGTGGGGACCGGACGGCAAAGCCCATGACACCAAAGCGATGATTCCCGATCGCTGTTACGCGACGATGTACCAAGAATGCATCAAATTTTGCCAAGAGAATGGCGCGTTTGATGTCACGACAATGGGGAACGTCGCCAACGTGGGCTTAATGGCTCAAAAAGCTGAAGAGTATGGTTCTCACGATAAAACCTTTGAAATTTCGGCACACGGAACGGTCCAGGTGGTTGACGCTGCAGGGCAAGTTCTGATGAAGCATCCCGTTGAAAAAGGGGATATCTGGCGCATGTGCCAAACCAAAGATCTGCCGATTCAGGACTGGGTAAAATTAGCGGTGAATCGTGCCCGAGCAACGGACTGCCCCACAATTTTCTGGCTGGATGAGAAACGTGCCCACGACGCCAATTTAATCGAAAAGGTCAATCGATATCTGTCTGACCATGACACAGAGGGATTGGACATCAAGATTCTGCCGCCCGTGCAGGCGATGCGCCTGACCTGTGAACAGATCAAGGCGGGGCAAGATGTGATCTCTGTGACCGGCAATGTCTTGCGTGACTACCTAACGGATCTATTCCCAATTTTGGAGTTGGGAACCAGCGCCAAGATGCTCTCGATTGTGCCGTTGCTGGCGGGCGGGGGTCTATTTGAAACGGGGGCTGGCGGCTCCGCGCCCAAGCATGTGCAGCAGTTCCTTGATGAAGGACATCTACGCTGGGATTCTTTGGGTGAGTTTTTGGCACTGGCGGTGACGTTAGAAGACGTGGGACGCAAGACGAATAATGAGGGCGCTTTGGTTTTGGCTGAAGCACTGAATCAGGCTAACGGTCAGTATTTAGAAAACGGTAAATCACCGTCACGCAAGGTCAATGAACGAGACAATCGCGGTAGCCATTTTTATCTGGCCCTCTATTGGGCACAGGCGCTGGCTCAGCAGGATAACAATGCCGAACTAAAGGATAAATTTAGCAAGCTGGCTCAGCATCTCAGCGAACAAGAAGCAACGATTGTAGACGAACTGAATGCCGCTCAGGGCAATCCCGTAGAAATTGGGGGATACTACCATCCTGATGCGGAAAGAACCAGTCAGGCCATGCGTCCGAGCGCTACGCTCAATAATGCGTTGACGTAATGTCGGTGGTCGACCATCGCAACAAAGGTTTGAAGCAAATTCCTAAAGATCGATATCAACGCTCTGATACGTCTACGTCCTCTCAAAGCACCTCCTGAAGCCACTCCGCAGCGTTCAGCGGCGGCCCCTGCACACGTCATCAATGGGTGACAACGTACAATGGGACATTGACTTGATCGCTGGGGAAAACAGTATGGATTTACCAGAACTGGAAACCTGCCTCGATAGTCCCGATCCGAAAGCTCGCATGAAGGCGATTACTGAGCTACGTGAATACGAGCCAGCTCAGGCTGTTCCACTGCTTAAGCGACGGATAGATGATGACAGGTTTATGATTCGCTCCTTCGTGGCAGCAGGATTGGGCACAAAACGAAATAGCGAAGGTTTCGAGCTGCTGCTCACGATGATTGACAAAGAAACAGACCACAACGTGATCGCTGAAGCCGCCAGTTCACTATCTAAATTTGGTCTTCAAGCCCTTCCTCATTTAGTGAAACTCTTTGAACAGCAAACGCACTGGCTGGTGCGAATTAGTATTTTGGCGGGTATGGAAGATCTTGACGACCCTGAAACCCTCCTGCATTTGTGCCGTTTGGGTCTCGATGGAAATGATCCCACAGTGAAGCTGGCTGCAATGGCCAATTTAGGTCGGCTCAAGGAAACGCCCCAAATGGCAGAAGCCCTGGATCTCGCCTGCCAGCTTGCCCAAGATACGGATGCATCCATTCGGGCACAGGCCGCTCGGCTGCTAAGACACCTTGGCGGTCCACGGGCAGAGAAAGCTTTAGGAGAATTAAGGCAGGATCCTGATTCTCAAGTCGTCAAAGCGATTCTTGAAGGGTTATTTTATTAGGACCGTTCAGACATCGATTCTCCTGCTCAGTATGCTACGCCTCAACGAAATCAAACTGCCGCTGGATCATTCTGAAGCAGCGCTGCAAAAAGCCATCCTCAAAAAGCTGTCTATTCCTGAGGCGGACTTGAGCCGGTACACCATCTTCAAGCGCAGCTATGATGCCCGCAAGAAGAGCAAAATTCTACTGGTGTACATCGTTGATGTTGAGACGCCTAAGGAAAAAGCTTTACTCAAGCAGTTTAAGAAAGATCCTCATGTCACCCTGACGCCAGATATGGCCTATCGAATGGTGACGGCGGCACCCGATGACCAGGATTTGCGGCCAGTCGTGATCGGCACCGGGCCGTGTGGCATGTTTGCAGGGTTGCTGCTAGCCCAAATGGGCTTCCGTCCGATTTTGCTGGAGCGCGGTAAATCGGTGCGCGAACGCAGTGTTGATACGTTTGGGTTTTGGCTCAAAAAACGCCTCAACCCTGAATCAAACGCGCAGTTTGGCGAAGGCGGCGCAGGCACGTTCTCCGATGGCAAACTCTACAGTCAGGTCAGAGACCGGAAGCACTACGGGCGCAAGGTACTAACCGAGCTGGTCAAGGCAGGCGCTTCGCCAGAAATTTTATACATTAACAAGCCCCATATCGGTACCTATCGTCTGGTCAAGATTGTGCAAAATCTGCGCGCCAAAATTGAGGCGTTGGGGGGTGAGATTCGCTTCCAGTGTCGGGTCAAAGATATTGAGATCGAACAGGGGCAGGTGCGGGGAGTGATGCTAGAGAATGGGGAGGTTATTGCTTGCCGCCATGTTGTCCTCGCGGTTGGCCACAGTGCCCGAGATACCTTTGAGATGCTGCACAAACGGGGCGTATACATCGAAGCGAAGCCCTTCTCGATTGGCTTTCGGATTGAGCATCCGCAATCGTTAATCGATCGCTGTCGCTTTGGTGAACAGGCCGGACATGAGCGGCTTGGCTCTGCGGATTATAAGCTAGTCCATCACTGTCAAAATGGGCGGTCGGTCTATAGCTTTTGCATGTGTCCCGGCGGGAAAGTCGTGGCAGCGGCCTCTGAACCGGGACGGTTGGTGACCAACGGCATGAGCGAATATGCTCGGGATGAATCCAACGCCAACAGCGCCATTGTGGTAGGCATTACTCCCGAAGATTATCCTGATGGACCGCTAGCGGGTATTGAGCTGCAGCGATCTTTAGAAAAGCGGGCCTTTGAATTGGGTGGCGGCACCTACGAAGCACCAGGACAGTTAGTGGGCGATTTTCTGGCCGGTCGGCCTTCTGCTGATTTTGGTGCGGTGTACCCGTCCTATAAGCCGGGGGTGAAGCTGGGAGATTTAGAGGGGAGTTTGCCTAGGTTTGCGATCGCATCCCTCAAAGAGGCCATCTTGGCCTTCGACAAAAAGATCCACGGGTTCGCCATGAACGACGCTGTTTTGACCGGCATCGAAACCCGGACCTCATCCCCTATCCGCATTAAGCGCAATCAGAACTATCAGAGCCTCAATACAGTGGGACTCTATCCTGCCGGAGAAGGAGCCGGATATGCAGGAGGGATTTTGTCTGCGGGAATAGACGGCATCAAAGTTGCGGAAGCTGTTGCATTGAGTCATTGGTCAAAGCCTCTTGAAGAGGCTTGATGACGGGACAAGGTGGAAGGACTTGGAGCGAATCCTGACGCTGCCAATCAAAGGTATGCCATATAAAGGGGGCCTTCTGAGCAGCTGACATCCACAGCAGCCGTTTGGCTCGGGTCATGGCCACATAAAGGAGCCGGAACTCCTCGGCAATCTTGAGGTCACTGGCCTGCTGCCAAGCCTGATCAATGTCAGGGATGGGCTGCCCATGAACCAGCGCTCGAATCTGAGCCCGCGCGACCTCTGCCAACGTAAAGCCCCCCAAAAACTTGCTGGTTTCCGGCACCCACAGCTCCCCCGGAATCACCCGCTCATGAAGAAACGGCAGGAAAACGTAATCCCAATCTAAGCCCTTGGCTTTATGCATGGTGATGATGGTCAGCCGACCTTTTTTAAGGTAGGGGTTGGTCTCCTCTCGAGTCTTGCCGCTCTCAGAGGTCTCTTCAACCTCCACCGGTTCAAAGCGTTCGGTACTCACAAGTTCCTGAAGGGCAGGCAGCGTGGTTGCCATCGTGGCTGCACCCTCCGTCAGCGAAAACAGTCGGCTCGATAGCTTATCAGCGGTTGCTAATTCTGCGGGATCATAGTGCAGGGCCAAGGCCGAAAACGAGATCAGTTGATAGTGGGGCAGTTCCCAGCGAGCGCGGAGTAATTTCGCACACAGGTTGCGAGCCTGCCGCACGGTTTCAGCCTGGGCTGGTTCGAGGGGGCCGGGATAGAGAAACTGCTCGGGTCGGCTGGCAAGGCGGTTGATTTCTTGGGCTGGAATCAGTTGGCGATCGAGAAATAGCGTTAGGGCTGCTTTGAGATAGGCCGGTGAATGGGGGCGAGCTAAAAACTTCAGCAGCGTTAACATCTCAGCTGGGATATGGGATCTGCGATCGCGACTCCCTACATCAAACACTTCAATCTCGTGGGCGGCTAAATCACAGGACAGCCCATACCGTTCTGGATCGCTCAAAAGCTCTGCAATAAAGCGCCCTTGCTTGTTCTCTCGTACTAAGACTGCCGCATTGCGATCTGAACCTTGTATAAACAACTCGATCACCCGCTGACCGAGCAAATCCACCGTTTTATATACATCGTTAGGGCGCACAATTTCTAAACCTTGCCCCTCAGGCTCAGGATTAGCATTCGGCTGTGGATCATCAAGAGGAACCGGATGAATAGCCTGCTCTGTGAAGGGAAGCTCAGTCCCCGCTAGCCCCGACTCATTCACCCACCGCAGCATATGATTTGCCGCTTCCATAATGATCGGGGCACTCCGGCCCGCCTGATCCATCGTGTGTTGAGGGTTATGGCGGCAGAACTCCCGGAAAAAGATCGGATCAGCAGGCGTAAAGGTGGAGTTAATCGCCTGATTTGGATCGCCAACGCGGACGAGGTTCAGGCCATTCGGCGTTTCTGAAAGGATTTCTAGCAGTTGAGTTTGGAGCGGGGTAGAGTCTTGAGCTTCATCTTCAAAGACAGCAAAGACCTGTTGATGCCAAAAGGCTTTGGCCTGCGGATCGTTAAGCACCCGCAGCGCCGCTAAAATCATGTCGTCGTAGTCAATCCGCTGCTGAGCCTGGAGCAGATCTTGGTAGCGTTCGTAGAGACCGGATGCTATAGCAACCACCGGCAAATCATCTCGAATATCCTGAGCCACAGCATAAAGAGCCTGAGGCGAAAGTCCGGAGCTTTTGGCCTCACGCACGGCAATCTCGGCTAAAGCAGGCAGCACGTCGGTACGTAAAACAGACTGACGGCGTAAACGCTCAGTTTCTTCACCATCAAAGGAACCTTGCTCCATCAAAAGCTGGTAGAGGGGCCGATGATCGATCACCCACTGATCCACACAGCGGCGAATCAGCTCATGGCGACGGCTGGGGGAAACCAGCGTAATTTGGTCCAAACGCAGCCCCGAAAGCTGAGGATGACGGCTAGCAATGTTGAGGGCTAGCCCGTGCAGAGTGTGAACAATGAACCCACCTAGCGGCTGGTTTAGATCGCGCAGATGCCTACGAATTTGGTGCTTGAGGTTCGCAGCAGCAGAACGCGTAAAGGTAACTAACACCAGTTGACGAGAGCGATTGAGGCGATTTTGAGACAGTGCAATAGCCGCCGCCGCCGCCATTCCATAAGATTTCCCTGCACCCGGTACGGCGGACACAGCAAGAGGACCGCTTTGCCAGTCTGCGAGCGATCTCTGACCAGGCCGCAGCGAGTTTTTCAGATGTTCTAGTTTTAGGTTGAGATCTTCCAAGAATTTGAGAACAAGATTTTTCGATTGAGAGTCGTCCAACCCATCACGATTGAACAGAATGCAGCGTCATATCAGTAAACATCATCGTACCTTTCCCGATAGGTTCTTTTCGTCTGTCCGAGACTTAGATCCCCAGCCAGCAGATCAATGCCATCAATAATCTCAGGAATTTGATCAGCCTCGACCTGAAGCCCTTTAAAACACCGCTCTCGGTAAGTCTCTCTTTCTTGGAAATGTTGAATTGATGCTTTTAGAGGACGTATAACCTCATAGGCATTCTCCGCTTTATTAATCGCAGCGGCTGGGATTGAAGACTGTAGCCTCAAAATAGCTAGGTCAATGAGATCTCTAGATTCAACACTACTGTCCAGATAACGATCAGAATTCGCCAGTAATTTAGAGGTGAAACAATCGCTCAAACTCAAACAAGCAACAGGGGACCAATCTAGATATCTAGGCGGATCAAGCTCAAAGCGGCCTTCTACAATAATTTCAGTTCTGATTGACTCACTATCGACGTTAATGACCATGCGAATCCCGTACTGATCGGCGGTTCCGCGTCCAATCTGCACTCGATTCTGGTCTCGAAATAGCGCCCGATAACCACTCTCAAAGATAAGGCTGCGAAGGTACTTATAGCCGACAGAAGAGATTGGGCAGAGAAAATCAACATCTTTACTCCAGCGATATTCTCCCAGATCAAGAGTTAAAAGCGTCCCGCCCCCAAAATAAGCTGTATTGTCTCTCAGTACATCAGCATCTAAGCTGTCAAGAATTGTCAGGATCTTATTATGATGATCCAGTTTGAAAGTCATAGCTCAGGCTGCAGCCAAGATTTATACTGCTGAGCAAGTCTTTTCAAAAACGCTAGCTCATCACCCTCCAAATTGTTGAAGAGGGTTCGGTATCGCCAACCTCTTTCATAGCGACTCAACATTTGCTCAGGCGTCAGCCGATACACATTGCCGGTTTGCCAGCAGATAGCTTCCAAAAAAGGTAGATGCTCTGGAGTAGATGTGTGGCTTGTGCTTTCTGTAGATGTCATCATAGTTCCCATCTTATCTATTACCGCTCCTTATAGAGGGTAAGCGGGAGACAGAATAGCAATCATGCAGAAAGGAACCTGCAAAAAGGCCGGAAGATTTACCCCCCGGCCCTCAATCTAGTCTGCATTATGGCTACTAGTGAGCAACTGATTGAGATGACTCGGCTTCAGTCGCGACAACCTCAACCGTGACGGAAGGCTCCATCGGCACTTCGACGGGGGCAGTCGCTTGGGCATACCAAGCTTTAGCAACCTTCACCTTATGTTTTGCCGCACCGTAGCGATCGCCATAGTTCTTCGTCAAAGTGGCATCTATCGTCGCCGCCTCAGACTTGAGCCAAGGGAATAACCTAGCTTTAACGGTGCCGGCAAAGGAGAGGAGCAAAGACCGTAGCGTCGTGGGTAAGTCAGGGCTACCAGGCTTATCCGTCCAGGCATCGTTAATTTTGGTCCCGGTATCTTTAAGGTTATCAACCACCGTTGACGACAGCTCCTGTGCGAGAGGCTTCATCACTTCCGTGCCAGACTGAAGCTCTGTTTTAGTTTCAACAAAAGCTGTTTTAAAAATGGTGCCAATACGGTTTAATCTCGTGCTGCCTTCTGTTCTGAACTGGGTCCAATTATCAGTTGTCGGGACAGTATTATTCATGGTTTGAGTTTGAGCTTGAGCTTGAGAATCAGTCATTTGTGGGGTGCTATCAGTAGCCATCATTAGATTAGTTCTCCAAAGAAAGAGTCGAATTTTACTTTGTCCTTAATGCCAGACGATATAATTTGCACACACTACATAACCATTCTCCTGAACACTCGTCACTCAAATTTTTTCTAGCCAACGGATACAGCTTCAACGTCTATAACGCTTTCGGTCGCGGCCACGCTCGTCTTGCTTCCCTTCTTATCTTTCACCCTCTCCATC contains:
- a CDS encoding HEAT repeat domain-containing protein, whose protein sequence is MGDNVQWDIDLIAGENSMDLPELETCLDSPDPKARMKAITELREYEPAQAVPLLKRRIDDDRFMIRSFVAAGLGTKRNSEGFELLLTMIDKETDHNVIAEAASSLSKFGLQALPHLVKLFEQQTHWLVRISILAGMEDLDDPETLLHLCRLGLDGNDPTVKLAAMANLGRLKETPQMAEALDLACQLAQDTDASIRAQAARLLRHLGGPRAEKALGELRQDPDSQVVKAILEGLFY
- a CDS encoding nucleotidyl transferase AbiEii/AbiGii toxin family protein, coding for MTFKLDHHNKILTILDSLDADVLRDNTAYFGGGTLLTLDLGEYRWSKDVDFLCPISSVGYKYLRSLIFESGYRALFRDQNRVQIGRGTADQYGIRMVINVDSESIRTEIIVEGRFELDPPRYLDWSPVACLSLSDCFTSKLLANSDRYLDSSVESRDLIDLAILRLQSSIPAAAINKAENAYEVIRPLKASIQHFQERETYRERCFKGLQVEADQIPEIIDGIDLLAGDLSLGQTKRTYRERYDDVY
- a CDS encoding NADP-dependent isocitrate dehydrogenase → MTEPISKIIYTLTDEAPALATYSLLPIIKVFTEATNVAIETSDISLAGRIIANFPERLAEAQQQPDTLTQLGNLAKTPDANIIKLPNISASVPQLTAAIKELQGQGYDIPDYPADPKNEEEASIKIRYAKVLGSAVNPVLREGNSDRRVAAAVKQDAQKNPHSVGEWTADSRSHVAHMESGDFYGTEQSVVIEKPSHVRIELVTEDGSTTVLKEKTAVLEGEVIDAAVMSVKALRAFYEKEINAAKEEDILLSLHVKATMMKVSDPILFGHAVTLYYQDVFTKYADTFTELGVNPNNGLGDVYAKIQTLPDELRDAIATDLKATYEHRPRLAMVNSDQGITNLHVPSDVIIDASMAASIRTSGKMWGPDGKAHDTKAMIPDRCYATMYQECIKFCQENGAFDVTTMGNVANVGLMAQKAEEYGSHDKTFEISAHGTVQVVDAAGQVLMKHPVEKGDIWRMCQTKDLPIQDWVKLAVNRARATDCPTIFWLDEKRAHDANLIEKVNRYLSDHDTEGLDIKILPPVQAMRLTCEQIKAGQDVISVTGNVLRDYLTDLFPILELGTSAKMLSIVPLLAGGGLFETGAGGSAPKHVQQFLDEGHLRWDSLGEFLALAVTLEDVGRKTNNEGALVLAEALNQANGQYLENGKSPSRKVNERDNRGSHFYLALYWAQALAQQDNNAELKDKFSKLAQHLSEQEATIVDELNAAQGNPVEIGGYYHPDAERTSQAMRPSATLNNALT
- a CDS encoding chorismate lyase is translated as MAIDIPSNPSRPIETAWTQLDVLWQAEQSLVQKGFGHNRLSPAWQMLVLGDGSPTRHLQLLTGEPTEVDVIDMSLIGSNLDHAPDLIQAIPGPRLRRQVWLRTVSGQRLAYATSWWEASHVDEYLQNRSLPIWASLGQLRTELYRDIRTVCLGSSPELAAAFGEQGPFWGRYYLFWHNGQPLTLIHEVFSPHLQKYLGPMHGHPEHS
- a CDS encoding NAD(P)/FAD-dependent oxidoreductase, with protein sequence MLRLNEIKLPLDHSEAALQKAILKKLSIPEADLSRYTIFKRSYDARKKSKILLVYIVDVETPKEKALLKQFKKDPHVTLTPDMAYRMVTAAPDDQDLRPVVIGTGPCGMFAGLLLAQMGFRPILLERGKSVRERSVDTFGFWLKKRLNPESNAQFGEGGAGTFSDGKLYSQVRDRKHYGRKVLTELVKAGASPEILYINKPHIGTYRLVKIVQNLRAKIEALGGEIRFQCRVKDIEIEQGQVRGVMLENGEVIACRHVVLAVGHSARDTFEMLHKRGVYIEAKPFSIGFRIEHPQSLIDRCRFGEQAGHERLGSADYKLVHHCQNGRSVYSFCMCPGGKVVAAASEPGRLVTNGMSEYARDESNANSAIVVGITPEDYPDGPLAGIELQRSLEKRAFELGGGTYEAPGQLVGDFLAGRPSADFGAVYPSYKPGVKLGDLEGSLPRFAIASLKEAILAFDKKIHGFAMNDAVLTGIETRTSSPIRIKRNQNYQSLNTVGLYPAGEGAGYAGGILSAGIDGIKVAEAVALSHWSKPLEEA
- a CDS encoding ABC transporter permease gives rise to the protein MKWWRQLSRNGLARFGVSVLLVLYLAVIGADFIAPYSACDTAAINRGICEPQTDGALLPPTPIYWKNQQTGDWIGPHVYPTTLGPIDLETGDRELLVDTQNPSPIRPFVKGFAYNVAQIRLPLPTRFSLSDPKVEPVTLFPGFRSDRHLFGAVGEGKINLLGTDQQARDQFSRLLYGGRISLSIGIVGVLISFPLGMLVGGISGYFGGWTDTITMRLVEVLMTIPSIYLLVALASVLPPSLSSSDRFTLIILITSFIGWAGLARVIRNQVLSIKEQEYVQASKAMGGRPLYIILRHVLPQTATYVIISATLSIPGFIGAEAVLSLIGLGIQQPDPSWGNMLSLATNASILVLQPWLVWPPAGLLVITVLSFNLLGDALRDVLDPRGSQS
- a CDS encoding ATP-dependent helicase, which translates into the protein MEDLNLKLEHLKNSLRPGQRSLADWQSGPLAVSAVPGAGKSYGMAAAAAIALSQNRLNRSRQLVLVTFTRSAAANLKHQIRRHLRDLNQPLGGFIVHTLHGLALNIASRHPQLSGLRLDQITLVSPSRRHELIRRCVDQWVIDHRPLYQLLMEQGSFDGEETERLRRQSVLRTDVLPALAEIAVREAKSSGLSPQALYAVAQDIRDDLPVVAIASGLYERYQDLLQAQQRIDYDDMILAALRVLNDPQAKAFWHQQVFAVFEDEAQDSTPLQTQLLEILSETPNGLNLVRVGDPNQAINSTFTPADPIFFREFCRHNPQHTMDQAGRSAPIIMEAANHMLRWVNESGLAGTELPFTEQAIHPVPLDDPQPNANPEPEGQGLEIVRPNDVYKTVDLLGQRVIELFIQGSDRNAAVLVRENKQGRFIAELLSDPERYGLSCDLAAHEIEVFDVGSRDRRSHIPAEMLTLLKFLARPHSPAYLKAALTLFLDRQLIPAQEINRLASRPEQFLYPGPLEPAQAETVRQARNLCAKLLRARWELPHYQLISFSALALHYDPAELATADKLSSRLFSLTEGAATMATTLPALQELVSTERFEPVEVEETSESGKTREETNPYLKKGRLTIITMHKAKGLDWDYVFLPFLHERVIPGELWVPETSKFLGGFTLAEVARAQIRALVHGQPIPDIDQAWQQASDLKIAEEFRLLYVAMTRAKRLLWMSAAQKAPFIWHTFDWQRQDSLQVLPPCPVIKPLQEALTNDSMQQLPQL